A portion of the Musa acuminata AAA Group cultivar baxijiao chromosome BXJ1-1, Cavendish_Baxijiao_AAA, whole genome shotgun sequence genome contains these proteins:
- the LOC103986309 gene encoding auxilin-like protein 1 isoform X4, translating into MEDARSRSGGSSEQSADADVLGDRSRRAAPFADRLGDYAEIFADHAGSISIPFLDLPPALDGFDAAAPVRTRGAGFDYSDVFGGVDSGESAALHDELFAAPKLEETCSSKGRTREEATCSQHMTREPKVTPEQSHGGRMTCQEGDRSSPNSTPSDICSTQFNVSYNKSSQGSKEGAMSGKTHITQLHAIPAFSFVVDTDTPFQTIGGDGPRNMLNEGVDNRKDQNKVLSASSGNISKSSENYLRADQKNTNRYPVSDNGHANASHHSHSFSHSISNGNVPPSDTVFFTASEFSLQTQPLRVPPPSRPSPRLYDKQELSKQRLSSSSKFGLDEVSFLKSIPKEKDFHVRQEVVKDNSPSFTDVQVDISSAAAASVAAVKEAMELAQAKLKRAKQLMERKHGILRNSRNLGHLESMKYKEQKLCQASPRREDFDEMLVASERRQEVTSTAKLTPCDEKKEKVKFTEEEGKARQVNDLKSSELLNRSAGKYNELVSSENHILIEEVSERKDFTRKTKIITMIGEIKQNESTNDTLACQTESNRNLQKDKAAPVVCVHEDNSNLEAHVSHTEEVEKPGEVHKLHIQEEVTKAPCAGEETLSSARSEKKMEPSYYCKLHYTHVDKEENSKLKSALGKSGAAKPQDQNYSKEIDITNIAPVPGKGEDKFNMASVTVVQEEMDIEVPYVSCVSKGEGRVAASKCTDSEKTRREGKQCDAENVNRSEGMMVVHEQERREELNMKQQTCLSAENEIRFKEDKEADELEEVLKKWKTSGRTTTLEDQEKLIKATKAAFWLNYDGNNPKETQLELQQRDKKKDATPEPYNLENFEGQNKYERGFQVCGNEGIIEIQVEPHFMDKIFSINTIPIICNRPLHMALNAQPSNLSENEGNLSYSSLIATDRLPVASQKIILDTKKTEQKEKELMEKKGVQIKKPSRNLKEKEKERIQEQEEEKTRLWEETKDRVTKLEEEKKQGRLLEEANERERKLKEEKERARLSEEAKEIEWQMEEEELAKLLEKGKDSIMKEEEEQAKLFKEAIMREMKVEMARVRSLEEAKERDRKEEEERARLLEEAKKRERKLEEEERARLLEEANEWERGREKDRLAEERAIHEAHERAFTEARERAERMAVERITSEARQRALKEAQEKAKKTSCDALDKSLTEKASRDARLRAERAAVERATAEARERAIERALAVKVAADAREHAERYNATSRDTTRKENVTEECSNTRDKDGPLDAQFQSTSSLNSYQANSDSNYQQSSNFGESALRCKARLERHQRIAERAAKALAEKNMRDVLAQREQAEKNRLAEYLDGDIKRWSNGKEGNLRALLSTLQYILGPESGWQPIQLTDVITSSAVKKAYRRATLCVHPDKLQQRGASIQQKYICEKVFDLLKEAWNRFNSEER; encoded by the exons ATGGAGGACGCTCGGAGCCGAAGCGGCGGCAGctccgagcagtccgccgacgccGACGTCCTCGGCGATCGGTCCAGGCGTGCTGCCCCATTCGCTGATCGCCTGGGCGACTACGCCGAGATCTTTGCCGACCACGCTGGTTCGATCTCCATTCCGTTTCTCGATCTACCGCCGGCTCTGGACGGCTTCGATGCTGCTGCCCCTGTCCGGACCCGGGGCGCCGGCTTCGACTACTCCGATGTGTTCGGGGGTGTAGACTCTGGAGAGTCCGCCGCTCTGCACGATGAGCTCTTTGCGGCGCCTAAGCTGGAGGAGACTTGTTCTTCGAAAGGGAG GACTAGAGAGGAAGCAACATGCAGCCAGCACATGACGAGAGAACCGAAAGTCACCCCAGAACAGTCACATGGGGGTCGTATGACTTGTCAAGAAGGTGATAGGTCCTCACCAAATTCCACTCCTTCAGATATTTGTTCCACACAATTCAATGTGTCATATAACAAGAGTAGCCAAGGAAGTAAAGAGGGTGCAATGAGTGGAAAAACACATATAACTCAACTTCATGCCATTCCTGCATTTAGCTTTGTTGTTGACACAGACACCCCCTTCCAGACTATTGGAGGTGACGGCCCTCGAAACATGTTAAATGAAGGAGTAGATAACAGGAAAGACCAAAATAAAGTTTTAAGTGCCTCTTCTGGCAATATTTCAAAGAGTTCAGAAAATTACTTGAGAGCAGATCAGAAGAATACCAATAGATATCCTGTTTCTGATAATGGGCATGCAAATGCAAGTCATCATTCACACTCTTTTAGTCATTCCATATCAAATGGGAATGTACCACCCTCTGATACTGTGTTTTTTACTGCATCTGAATTCAGTCTTCAGACACAACCATTGAGAGTGCCACCACCATCAAGGCCATCTCCTAGGTTATATGATAAGCAAGAACTCTCCAAACAAAGGTTGTCGTCAAGTTCAAAATTTGGTCTGGATGAAGTAAGCTTCCTAAAATCAATTCCTAAAGAAAAAGACTTCCATGTGCGTCAAGAGGTTGTCAAGGACAACTCTCCTAGCTTCACTGATGTGCAGGTCGATATTAGTTCAGCTGCTGCAGCTTCTGTTGCTGCTGTAAAAGAAGCAATGGAACTTGCTCAAGCTAAACTAAAAAGGGCAAAACAGTTGATGGAAAGAAAACATGGTATCCTTCGGAACAGCAGGAATCTAGGTCACCTTGAAAGCATGAAATATAAAGAACAAAAACTGTGTCAAGCGTCACCGAGGCGTGAAGATTTTGATGAAATGCTAGTTGCTTCAGAGAGAAGACAGGAAGTTACAAGTACTGCCAAACTGACTCCATGTGAtgaaaagaaggaaaaagttAAATTTACCGAAGAGGAAGGAAAGGCAAGGCAAGTAAATGACTTGAAATCATCTGAATTGCTCAATAGATCAGCAGGCAAATACAATGAGCTGGTGAGCAGTGAGAATCACATACTGATTGAAGAGGTATCTGAGAGGAAAGATTTTACGAGGAAAACAAAAATTATTACAATGATCGGTGAGATCAAACAAAATGAGAGCACAAATGATACACTGGCTTGTCAAACTGAAAGCAACAGGAACTTGCAGAAAGATAAGGCAGCACCTGTGGTTTGTGTACATGAAGACAATTCTAACTTAGAAGCTCATGTGTCTCATACGGAGGAAGTTGAGAAGCCAGGAGAGGTTCACAAACTCCACATACAAGAAGAGGTAACAAAAGCACCATGTGCAGGTGAAGAGACTCTTTCATCTGCAAGGAGTGAAAAGAAAATGGAACCTTCATATTACTGTAAGCTTCACTATACTCATGTTGACAAAGAAGAAAACAGCAAACTGAAATCTGCTTTAGGGAAGTCAGGAGCTGCTAAACCTCAAGATCAAAACTATTCAAAGGAAATTGACATCACTAACATAGCTCCTGTACCTGGTAAGGGTGAAGATAAGTTTAACATGGCCAGTGTCACTGTTGTGCAAGAAGAAATGGATATTGAAGTGCCTTATGTATCATGTGTATCAAAAGGGGAGGGAAGAGTAGCAGCTTCTAAGTGCACAGATTCTGAAAAGACAAGGAGAGAAGGAAAGCAATGTGATGCCGAGAATGTAAATCGATCTGAAGGAATGATGGTAGTGCATGAGCAGGAAAGACGAGAGGAACTAAATATGAAACAGCAGACATGCTTATCTGCAGAAAATGAAATAAGATTTAAAGAAGATAAAGAAGCTGATGAACTTGAAGAGGTTCTGAAGAAATGGAAAACATCAGGAAGAACAACAACACTTGAAGACCAAGAGAAGCTGATCAAAGCAACAAAAGCTGCCTTCTGGCTAAATTATGATGGAAATAATCCAAAAGAAACTCAGCTTGAACTGCAGCAAAGGGACAAGAAAAAAGATGCAACCCCAGAGCCATACAACCTGGAAAACTTTGAGGGACAGAATAAATATGAAAGAGGTTTTCAAGTTTGTGGAAATGAAGGTATTATAGAAATTCAAGTTGAGCCTCATTTTATGGATAAAATATTCTCCATAAATACAATTCCAATTATCTGCAACAGGCCTCTTCACATGGCTTTGAATGCCCAGCCATCTAATTTATCGGAAAATGAAGGTAACTTATCATATTCATCTCTAATTGCAACTGATAGACTTCCTGTGGCTTCTCAAAAGATTATTTTGGATACTAAGAAAAccgaacaaaaagaaaaagaattaatgGAGAAAAAAGGAGTACAGATAAAGAAACCATCaagaaatttaaaagaaaaagagaaggaaagaattcaAGAACAAGAGGAAGAGAAAACAAG ATTATGGGAAGAAACAAAAGACAGGGTAACAAAattggaagaagagaaaaagcaAGGAAGGTTACTAGAAGAAGCCAATGAGAGGGAAAGAAaattgaaagaagaaaaagaacgagCAAGGTTATCAGAAGAAGCAAAAGAGATTGAATGGCAAATGGAAGAAGAGGAGCTAGCAAAGTTGttagaaaaaggaaaagatagtataatgaaagaagaagaggagcaagcAAAGTTGTTCAAAGAAGCAATAATGAGGGAAATGAAAGTAGAAATGGCACGAGTAAGGTCATTAGAGGAAGCAAAGGAGAGAgataggaaagaagaagaggaacgaGCACGGTTATTAGAAGAAGCAAAAAAGAGGGAAAGGAAAttagaagaagaggagagggcAAGGTTATTAGAAGAAGCAAACGAGTgggagagaggaagagaaaagGACCGACTTGCCGAGGAAAGAGCAATCCATGAAGCACATGAAAGGGCATTTACTGAAGCCAGAGAAAGGGCAGAAAGGATGGCTGTAGAGAGGATTACTTCTGAGGCTCGGCAAAGAGCACTAAAGGAAGCCCAAGAAAAGGCAAAGAAGACCTCTTGTGATGCTCTGGACAAATCATTAACTGAGAAGGCTTCTAGAGATGCTAGGTTAAGGGCTGAGCGTGCTGCAGTTGAACGGGCCACTGCAGAAGCTCGTGAGCGTGCTATAGAAAGAGCACTTGCTGTAAAAGTTGCTGCAGATGCCAGAGAGCATGCTGAGAGATACAATGCTACTTCTAGAGACACAACAAGGAAAGAAAATGTGACGGAAGAGTGTTCAAATACCAGAGATAAG GATGGCCCACTTGATGCACAATTTCAAAGTACTAGTTCTTTGAACAGTTACCAAGCAAATTCAGATTCTAATTATCAACAGAGTAGTAATTTTG GTGAATCAGCTTTAAGGTGTAAAGCTAGACTAGAGAGGCATCAGAGAATAGCTGAACGTGCT GCCAAAGCTCTTGCAGAAAAAAACATGCGGGATGTTCTTGCACAAAGAGAGCAAGCTGAGAAAAAT AGGTTGGCAGAGTACCTGGATGGTGACATTAAGAGATGGTCGAATGGAAAAGAAGGAAATTTGCGTGCACTGCTATCAACACTGCAATAT ATCCTTGGCCCTGAGAGTGGTTGGCAGCCTATACAACTGACAGATGTTATCACATCTTCTGCAGTAAAGAAAGCTTACAGGAGGGCTACTCTCTGTGTTCATCCAGATAAGTTACAGCAAAGGGGGGCCAGCATTCAACAGAAGTACATTTGTGAGAAAGTTTTCGATCTCCTTAAG GAAGCTTGGAACAGATTCAACTCAGAAGAAAGATAG
- the LOC103986309 gene encoding auxilin-like protein 1 isoform X3: MEDARSRSGGSSEQSADADVLGDRSRRAAPFADRLGDYAEIFADHAGSISIPFLDLPPALDGFDAAAPVRTRGAGFDYSDVFGGVDSGESAALHDELFAAPKLEETCSSKGRTREEATCSQHMTREPKVTPEQSHGGRMTCQEGDRSSPNSTPSDICSTQFNVSYNKSSQGSKEGAMSGKTHITQLHAIPAFSFVVDTDTPFQTIGGDGPRNMLNEGVDNRKDQNKVLSASSGNISKSSENYLRADQKNTNRYPVSDNGHANASHHSHSFSHSISNGNVPPSDTVFFTASEFSLQTQPLRVPPPSRPSPRLYDKQELSKQRLSSSSKFGLDEVSFLKSIPKEKDFHVRQEVVKDNSPSFTDVQVDISSAAAASVAAVKEAMELAQAKLKRAKQLMERKHGILRNSRNLGHLESMKYKEQKLCQASPRREDFDEMLVASERRQEVTSTAKLTPCDEKKEKVKFTEEEGKARQVNDLKSSELLNRSAGKYNELVSSENHILIEEVSERKDFTRKTKIITMIGEIKQNESTNDTLACQTESNRNLQKDKAAPVVCVHEDNSNLEAHVSHTEEVEKPGEVHKLHIQEEVTKAPCAGEETLSSARSEKKMEPSYYCKLHYTHVDKEENSKLKSALGKSGAAKPQDQNYSKEIDITNIAPVPGKGEDKFNMASVTVVQEEMDIEVPYVSCVSKGEGRVAASKCTDSEKTRREGKQCDAENVNRSEGMMVVHEQERREELNMKQQTCLSAENEIRFKEDKEADELEEVLKKWKTSGRTTTLEDQEKLIKATKAAFWLNYDGNNPKETQLELQQRDKKKDATPEPYNLENFEGQNKYERGFQVCGNEGIIEIQVEPHFMDKIFSINTIPIICNRPLHMALNAQPSNLSENEGNLSYSSLIATDRLPVASQKIILDTKKTEQKEKELMEKKGVQIKKPSRNLKEKEKERIQEQEEEKTRLLREAIEREEKLVEEERTRLWEETKDRVTKLEEEKKQGRLLEEANERERKLKEEKERARLSEEAKEIEWQMEEEELAKLLEKGKDSIMKEEEEQAKLFKEAIMREMKVEMARVRSLEEAKERDRKEEEERARLLEEAKKRERKLEEEERARLLEEANEWERGREKDRLAEERAIHEAHERAFTEARERAERMAVERITSEARQRALKEAQEKAKKTSCDALDKSLTEKASRDARLRAERAAVERATAEARERAIERALAVKVAADAREHAERYNATSRDTTRKENVTEECSNTRDKDGPLDAQFQSTSSLNSYQANSDSNYQQSESALRCKARLERHQRIAERAAKALAEKNMRDVLAQREQAEKNRLAEYLDGDIKRWSNGKEGNLRALLSTLQYILGPESGWQPIQLTDVITSSAVKKAYRRATLCVHPDKLQQRGASIQQKYICEKVFDLLKEAWNRFNSEER; encoded by the exons ATGGAGGACGCTCGGAGCCGAAGCGGCGGCAGctccgagcagtccgccgacgccGACGTCCTCGGCGATCGGTCCAGGCGTGCTGCCCCATTCGCTGATCGCCTGGGCGACTACGCCGAGATCTTTGCCGACCACGCTGGTTCGATCTCCATTCCGTTTCTCGATCTACCGCCGGCTCTGGACGGCTTCGATGCTGCTGCCCCTGTCCGGACCCGGGGCGCCGGCTTCGACTACTCCGATGTGTTCGGGGGTGTAGACTCTGGAGAGTCCGCCGCTCTGCACGATGAGCTCTTTGCGGCGCCTAAGCTGGAGGAGACTTGTTCTTCGAAAGGGAG GACTAGAGAGGAAGCAACATGCAGCCAGCACATGACGAGAGAACCGAAAGTCACCCCAGAACAGTCACATGGGGGTCGTATGACTTGTCAAGAAGGTGATAGGTCCTCACCAAATTCCACTCCTTCAGATATTTGTTCCACACAATTCAATGTGTCATATAACAAGAGTAGCCAAGGAAGTAAAGAGGGTGCAATGAGTGGAAAAACACATATAACTCAACTTCATGCCATTCCTGCATTTAGCTTTGTTGTTGACACAGACACCCCCTTCCAGACTATTGGAGGTGACGGCCCTCGAAACATGTTAAATGAAGGAGTAGATAACAGGAAAGACCAAAATAAAGTTTTAAGTGCCTCTTCTGGCAATATTTCAAAGAGTTCAGAAAATTACTTGAGAGCAGATCAGAAGAATACCAATAGATATCCTGTTTCTGATAATGGGCATGCAAATGCAAGTCATCATTCACACTCTTTTAGTCATTCCATATCAAATGGGAATGTACCACCCTCTGATACTGTGTTTTTTACTGCATCTGAATTCAGTCTTCAGACACAACCATTGAGAGTGCCACCACCATCAAGGCCATCTCCTAGGTTATATGATAAGCAAGAACTCTCCAAACAAAGGTTGTCGTCAAGTTCAAAATTTGGTCTGGATGAAGTAAGCTTCCTAAAATCAATTCCTAAAGAAAAAGACTTCCATGTGCGTCAAGAGGTTGTCAAGGACAACTCTCCTAGCTTCACTGATGTGCAGGTCGATATTAGTTCAGCTGCTGCAGCTTCTGTTGCTGCTGTAAAAGAAGCAATGGAACTTGCTCAAGCTAAACTAAAAAGGGCAAAACAGTTGATGGAAAGAAAACATGGTATCCTTCGGAACAGCAGGAATCTAGGTCACCTTGAAAGCATGAAATATAAAGAACAAAAACTGTGTCAAGCGTCACCGAGGCGTGAAGATTTTGATGAAATGCTAGTTGCTTCAGAGAGAAGACAGGAAGTTACAAGTACTGCCAAACTGACTCCATGTGAtgaaaagaaggaaaaagttAAATTTACCGAAGAGGAAGGAAAGGCAAGGCAAGTAAATGACTTGAAATCATCTGAATTGCTCAATAGATCAGCAGGCAAATACAATGAGCTGGTGAGCAGTGAGAATCACATACTGATTGAAGAGGTATCTGAGAGGAAAGATTTTACGAGGAAAACAAAAATTATTACAATGATCGGTGAGATCAAACAAAATGAGAGCACAAATGATACACTGGCTTGTCAAACTGAAAGCAACAGGAACTTGCAGAAAGATAAGGCAGCACCTGTGGTTTGTGTACATGAAGACAATTCTAACTTAGAAGCTCATGTGTCTCATACGGAGGAAGTTGAGAAGCCAGGAGAGGTTCACAAACTCCACATACAAGAAGAGGTAACAAAAGCACCATGTGCAGGTGAAGAGACTCTTTCATCTGCAAGGAGTGAAAAGAAAATGGAACCTTCATATTACTGTAAGCTTCACTATACTCATGTTGACAAAGAAGAAAACAGCAAACTGAAATCTGCTTTAGGGAAGTCAGGAGCTGCTAAACCTCAAGATCAAAACTATTCAAAGGAAATTGACATCACTAACATAGCTCCTGTACCTGGTAAGGGTGAAGATAAGTTTAACATGGCCAGTGTCACTGTTGTGCAAGAAGAAATGGATATTGAAGTGCCTTATGTATCATGTGTATCAAAAGGGGAGGGAAGAGTAGCAGCTTCTAAGTGCACAGATTCTGAAAAGACAAGGAGAGAAGGAAAGCAATGTGATGCCGAGAATGTAAATCGATCTGAAGGAATGATGGTAGTGCATGAGCAGGAAAGACGAGAGGAACTAAATATGAAACAGCAGACATGCTTATCTGCAGAAAATGAAATAAGATTTAAAGAAGATAAAGAAGCTGATGAACTTGAAGAGGTTCTGAAGAAATGGAAAACATCAGGAAGAACAACAACACTTGAAGACCAAGAGAAGCTGATCAAAGCAACAAAAGCTGCCTTCTGGCTAAATTATGATGGAAATAATCCAAAAGAAACTCAGCTTGAACTGCAGCAAAGGGACAAGAAAAAAGATGCAACCCCAGAGCCATACAACCTGGAAAACTTTGAGGGACAGAATAAATATGAAAGAGGTTTTCAAGTTTGTGGAAATGAAGGTATTATAGAAATTCAAGTTGAGCCTCATTTTATGGATAAAATATTCTCCATAAATACAATTCCAATTATCTGCAACAGGCCTCTTCACATGGCTTTGAATGCCCAGCCATCTAATTTATCGGAAAATGAAGGTAACTTATCATATTCATCTCTAATTGCAACTGATAGACTTCCTGTGGCTTCTCAAAAGATTATTTTGGATACTAAGAAAAccgaacaaaaagaaaaagaattaatgGAGAAAAAAGGAGTACAGATAAAGAAACCATCaagaaatttaaaagaaaaagagaaggaaagaattcaAGAACAAGAGGAAGAGAAAACAAGGTTATTGCGAGAAGCAATTGAGAGAGAAGAAAAATTAGTAGAGGAAGAGAGAACAAGATTATGGGAAGAAACAAAAGACAGGGTAACAAAattggaagaagagaaaaagcaAGGAAGGTTACTAGAAGAAGCCAATGAGAGGGAAAGAAaattgaaagaagaaaaagaacgagCAAGGTTATCAGAAGAAGCAAAAGAGATTGAATGGCAAATGGAAGAAGAGGAGCTAGCAAAGTTGttagaaaaaggaaaagatagtataatgaaagaagaagaggagcaagcAAAGTTGTTCAAAGAAGCAATAATGAGGGAAATGAAAGTAGAAATGGCACGAGTAAGGTCATTAGAGGAAGCAAAGGAGAGAgataggaaagaagaagaggaacgaGCACGGTTATTAGAAGAAGCAAAAAAGAGGGAAAGGAAAttagaagaagaggagagggcAAGGTTATTAGAAGAAGCAAACGAGTgggagagaggaagagaaaagGACCGACTTGCCGAGGAAAGAGCAATCCATGAAGCACATGAAAGGGCATTTACTGAAGCCAGAGAAAGGGCAGAAAGGATGGCTGTAGAGAGGATTACTTCTGAGGCTCGGCAAAGAGCACTAAAGGAAGCCCAAGAAAAGGCAAAGAAGACCTCTTGTGATGCTCTGGACAAATCATTAACTGAGAAGGCTTCTAGAGATGCTAGGTTAAGGGCTGAGCGTGCTGCAGTTGAACGGGCCACTGCAGAAGCTCGTGAGCGTGCTATAGAAAGAGCACTTGCTGTAAAAGTTGCTGCAGATGCCAGAGAGCATGCTGAGAGATACAATGCTACTTCTAGAGACACAACAAGGAAAGAAAATGTGACGGAAGAGTGTTCAAATACCAGAGATAAG GATGGCCCACTTGATGCACAATTTCAAAGTACTAGTTCTTTGAACAGTTACCAAGCAAATTCAGATTCTAATTATCAACAGA GTGAATCAGCTTTAAGGTGTAAAGCTAGACTAGAGAGGCATCAGAGAATAGCTGAACGTGCT GCCAAAGCTCTTGCAGAAAAAAACATGCGGGATGTTCTTGCACAAAGAGAGCAAGCTGAGAAAAAT AGGTTGGCAGAGTACCTGGATGGTGACATTAAGAGATGGTCGAATGGAAAAGAAGGAAATTTGCGTGCACTGCTATCAACACTGCAATAT ATCCTTGGCCCTGAGAGTGGTTGGCAGCCTATACAACTGACAGATGTTATCACATCTTCTGCAGTAAAGAAAGCTTACAGGAGGGCTACTCTCTGTGTTCATCCAGATAAGTTACAGCAAAGGGGGGCCAGCATTCAACAGAAGTACATTTGTGAGAAAGTTTTCGATCTCCTTAAG GAAGCTTGGAACAGATTCAACTCAGAAGAAAGATAG